The Ascaphus truei isolate aAscTru1 unplaced genomic scaffold, aAscTru1.hap1 HAP1_SCAFFOLD_1389, whole genome shotgun sequence genomic interval GGAGAGCAGAGGAGATCCTGGTGTGGGTAACCCGGGTATGGAGGGCAGAGGAGATCCTGGTGTGGGTAAGCCGGGTATGGAGAGCAGAGGAGATCCTGGTGTGGGTAAGCCGGGTATGGAGAGCAGAGGAGATCCTGGTGTGGGTAAGCCGGGTAAGGAGAGCAGAGGAGATCCTGGTGTGGGTAATCCGGGTATGGAGAGCAGAGGAGATCCTTGTGTGGGTAAGCCGGGTATGGAGAGCAGAGGAGATCCTGGTGTGGGTAAGCCGGGTGCAGAGAGCAGAGGAGATCCTGGTGTGGGTAAGCCGGGTATGGAGAGCAGAGGAGATCCTGGTGTGGGTAAGCCGGGTATGGAGAGCAGAGGAGATCCTGGTGTGGGTAAGCCGGGTATGGAGAGCAGAGGAGATCCTGGTGTGGGTAAGCTGGGTATGGAGAGCAGAGGAGATCCTGGTGTGGGTAAGCCGGGTGCGGAGAGCAGAGGAGATCCTGGTGTGGGTAAGCTGGGTATGGAGAGCAGAGGAGATCCTGGTGTGGGTAACCCGGGTGTGGAGAGCAGAGGAGATCCTGGTGTGGGTTAGCCGGGTATGGAGAGCAGAGGAGATCCTGGGGTGTGGGTAAGCCGGGTATGGAGAGCAGAGGAGATCATGGTGTGGGTAAGCCGGGTGCGCGGAGCAGAGGAGATCATGGTGTGGGTAAGCCGGGTGCGGGGAGCAGAGGAGATCCTGGTGTGGGTAAGCCGGGTATGGAGAGCAGAGGAGATCCTGGTGTGGGTAAGCCGAGTACGGAGAGCAGAGGAGATCCTGGTGTGGGTAAGCCGGGTATGGAGAGCAGAGGAGATCCTGGTGTGGGTAAGCCGGGTATGGAGAGCAGAGGAGATCCTGGTGTGGGTAAGCCGGGTATGGAGAGCAGAGGAGATCCTGGTGTGGGTAACCCGGGTATGGAGAGCAGAGGAGATCCTGGTGTGGGTAAGCCGGGTATGGAGAGCAGAGGAGATCCTGGTGTGGGTAAGCCGAGTACGGAGAGCAGAGGAGATCCTGGTGTGGGTAAGCCGGGTATGGAGAGCAGAGGAGATCCTGGTGTGGGTAAGCCGGGTATGGAGAGCAGAGGAGATCCTGGTGTGGGTAAGCCGGGTGCGGAGAGCAGAGGAGATCCTGGGGTGTGGGTAACCCGGGTATGGAGAGCAGAGGAGATCCTGGTGTGGGTAACCCGGGTGTGGAGAGCAGAGGAGATCCTGGTGTGGGTAACCCGGGTATGGAGAGCAGAGGAGATCCTGGTGTGGGTAACCCGGGTATGGAGAGCAGAGGAGATCCTGGTGTGGGTAACCCGGGTATGGAGAGCAGAGGAGATCCTGGTGTGGGTAACCCGGGTATGGAGAGCAGAGGAGATCCTGGTGTGGGTAAGCCGGGTATGGAGAGCAGAGGAGATCCTGGTGTGGGTAAGCCGGGTGCGGGGAGCAGAGGAGATCCTGGTGTGGGTTAGCCGGGTGCAGAGAGCAGAGGAGATCATGGTGTGGGTAACCCGGGTATGGAGAGCAGAGGAGATCATGGTGTGGGTAAGCCGGGTGCGGGGAGCAGAGGAGATCCTGGTGTGGGTAATCCGGGTATGGAGAGCAGAGGAGATCCTGGTGTGGGTGAGCCGGGTATGGAGAGCAGAGGAGATCCTGGTGTGGGTAAGCCGGGTGCAGAGAGCAGAGGAGATCATGGTGTGGGTAAGCCGGGTATGGAGAGCAGAGGAGATCCTGGTGTGGGTAAGCCGGGTGTGGGGAGCAGAGGAGATCCTGGTGTGGGTAAGCCGGGTATGGAGAGCAGAGGAGATCCTGGTGTGGGTAAGCCGGGTGCGGAGAGCAGAGGAGATCCTGGTGTGGGTAAGCTGGGTATGGAGAGCAGAGGAGATCCTGGTGTGGGTAAGCCGGGTGCGGGGAGCAGAGGAGATCATGGTGTGGGTAAGCCGGGTATGGAGAGCAGAGGAGATCCTGGTGTGGGTAAGCCGGGTGCGGGGAGCAGAGGAGATCATGGTGTGGGTAAGCCGGGTATGGAGAGCAGAGGAGATCCTGGTGTGGGTAACCCGGGTATGGAGAGCAGAGGAGATCCTGGTGTGGGTAAGCCGGGTGCGGGGAGCAGAGGAGATCCTGGTGTGGGTAAGCCGGGTGCAGAGAGCAGAGGAGATCATGGTGTGGGTAAGCCGGGTGCGGAGAGCAGAGGAGATCCTGGTGTGGGTAACCCGGGTATGGAGAGCAGAGGAGATCCTGGTGTGGGTAAGCCGGGTATGGAGAGCAGAGGAGATCCTGGTGTGGGTAAGCCGGGTATGGAGAGCAGAGGAGATCCTGGTGTGGGTAACCCGGGTATGGAGAGCAGAGGAGATCCTGGTGTGGGTAAGCCGGGTATGGAGAGCAGAGGAGATCCTGGTGTGGGTAAGCCGGGTATGGAGAGCAGAGGAGATCCTGGTGTGGGTAAGCCGGGTGCGGAGAGCAGAGGAGATCCTGGTGTGGGTAAGCCGGGTATGGAGAGCAGAGGAGATCCTGGTGTGGGTAAGCCGGGTATGGAGAGCAGAGGAGATCCTGGTGTGGGTTAGCCGGGTATGGAGAGCAGAGGAGATCCTGGGGTGTGGGTAACCCGGGTATGGAGAGCAGAGGAGATCCTGGTGTGGGTTAGCCGGGTATGGAGAGCAGAGGAGATCCTGGGGTGTGGGTAAGCCGGGTATGGAGAGCAGAGGAGATCATGGTGTGGGTAAGCCGGGTGCGCGGAGCAGAGGAGATCATGGTGTGGGTAAGCCGGGTATGGAGAGCAGAGGAGATCCTGGTGTGGGTAAGCCGGGTATGGAGAGCAGAGGAGATCCTGGTGTGGGTAAGCCGGGTATGGAGAGCAGAGGAGATCCTGGTGTGGGTTAGCCGGGTATGGAGAGCAGAGGAGATCCTGGGGTGTGGGTAACCCGGGTATGGAGAGCAGAGGAGATCCTGGTGTGGGTTAGCCGGGTATGGAGAGCAGAGGAGATCCTGGGGTGTGGGTAAGCCGGGTATGGAGAGCAGAGGAGATCATGGTGTGGGTAAGCCGGGTGCGGGGAGCAGAGGAGATCCTGGTGTGGGTAAGCCGGGTATGGAGAGCAGAGGAGATCCTGGTGTGGGTAAGCCGAGTACGGAGAGCAGAGGAGATCCTGGTGTGGGTAAGCCGGGTATGGAGAGCAGAGGAGATCCTGGTGTGGGTAAGCCGGGTATGGAGAGCAGAGGAGATCCTGGTGTGGGTAAGCCGGGTGCAGAGAGCAGAGGAGATCCTGGTGTGGGTAAGCCAGGTATGGAGAGCAGAGGAGATCCTGGTGTGGGTAACCCGGGTATGGAGAGCAGAGGAGATCCTGGTGTGGGTAAGCCGGGTGCGGAGAGCAGAGGAGATCCTGGGGTGTGGGTAACCCGGGTATGGAGAGCAGAGGAGATCCTGGTGTGGGTAACCCGGGTATGGAGAGCAGAGGAGATCCTGGTGTGGGTAAGCCGGGTATGGAGAGCAGAGGAGATCCTGGTGTGGGTAAGCCAGGTGCGGAGAGCAGAGGAGATCCTGGTGTGGGTAACCCGGGTGCGGAGAGCAGAGGAGATCCTGGTGTGGGTAAGCCGGGTATGGAGAGCAGAGGAGATCATGGTGTGGGTAAGCCGGGTATGGAGAGCAGAGGAGATCCTGGTGTGGGTAAGCCGGGTATGGAGAGCAGAGGAGATCCTGGTGTGGGTAAGCCGGGTGCGGAGAGCAGAGGAGATCCTGGTGTGGGTAAGCCGGGTATGGAGAGCAGAGGAGATCCTGGTGTGGGTAATCCGGGTATGGAGAGCAGAGGAGATCCTGGTGTGGGTAAGCCGGGTATGGAGAGCAGAGGAGATCCTGGTGTGGGTAAGCCGGGTATGGAGAGCAGAGGAGATCCTGGTGTGGGTAAGCCGGGTATGGAGAGCAGAGGAGATCCTGGTGTGGGTAAGCTGGGTGCAGAGAGCAGAGGAGATCCTGGTGTGGGTaagcctctctcccctcccttccttctcctctcccccctcccttccgtctcctctcccccctcccttccgtctcctctccccgtcccttccttctcctctccccctctcttccttctcctctcccccctccctttcttctccgttcccccctcccttccttctcctctcccccctcccttccttctcctctcccccctcccttccttctcctctccccccttccttccttctcctctcccccctcccttccttctctcccccctcccttccttcttctctccccccttccttccttctcctctccccctccctttcttctcctctcccccctcccttccctctccttctcccctcctcctctcccctcctcctctttggCCTGAGAGTGGTCATGACACTGTAGTAACCTGTGCCCCGATCCCTGGGACTGTCGGGGTATGTAGGCgacgtgtgtgtgacacacacaaagtatgcacacacatatatattatacacatacacgcgcacacatcGCCTCCAT includes:
- the LOC142475798 gene encoding uncharacterized protein LOC142475798, encoding MESRGDHGVGKPGAGSRGDPGVGKPGMESRGDPGVGKPSTESRGDPGVGKPGMESRGDPGVGKPGMESRGDPGVGKPGAESRGDPGVGKPGMESRGDPGVGNPGMESRGDPGVGKPGAERDPGVGNPGMESRGDPGVGKPGMESRGDPGVGKPGAESRGDPGVGNPGAESRGDPGVGKPGMESRGDHGVGKPGMESRGDPGVGKPGMESRGDPGVGKPGAESRGDPGVGKPGMESRGDPGVGNPGMESRGDPGVGKPGMESRGDPGVGKPGMESRGDPGVGKPGMESRGDPGV